From a single Asticcacaulis sp. MM231 genomic region:
- a CDS encoding TonB-dependent receptor: MKSIPSKTIRTGLMATTTLCGAMLAPALLATVVSALAPVEAQAQDYTSGSLVGTVTDADGKPVVGASITLTSNAQGVTRDLTTDSSGRFSLSLLPAGDYTVHIKAQGYNDYTDAATVVISSESRFTYALTPEGTQTVVVKGKRARQDFTKTTTGLVVDVDTLVKTQPVGRSLSAVMMMAPTVTKGKSGFGDVVSIGGASVAENAYYINGLNITNPDTYVSSAQVPFDFYKTIEVKSGGYSAEFGRATGGVVNAVTKSGSNEFKFALHGNFAYDGLRANAHDTYSSRGEFNTSNSSSTTAEVSGALIKDKLFAYAMYSVNDTRSTSAGIQSGIYSKYQADDPFYGLKLDGYITPTQHLELTYFSTKTTTTQTTYQYDDATRSVDDAIANGRGFYETGGDNYVLKYTGAVNDWFTVSAAYGVSKDVDNFTPENTTDNYVRQYGYIESTDSYGWSRISTTQPFSSITQAETQRTFYRLDGDMRFNALGKHHLRFGIDQEDLEMEKTSRYTGTDPIYYSIRSGSYFYTTYGVFGGHVSSQNQSAYIQNSWDVTERLNLQIGLRDDIFKQTNLSGEQYMDLEDNWGPRLGFSYDWFGDGNLRIYGNYGKYYVPPAMNLGYRGKDLYYLQYTRYNSTADGALDAVTGLPTGTGTSYNVLDSCYAAADTTGSAGIPADVQSSSSCSYYGDGSQEPANAKTALGLKATAEDEFILGADLRINDLWTVGVNATYRNLTRISEDTDFTDQINEWLVANGYSTDDYASTNNYYVWNPGSDSVTIRLKQPLAGETEQKVITLTGLTFPKAKREYKALTFNFKRAFDGVWGLQGSYTWSRSYGNYEGTVKSDVGNSVQEDAGATIDYDYLGLTDNATGLLPNHRAHTVKLWGSYQVTPNFLVGANLLVQSPAHLSCLGSYSNEDATEFYYGSVTYYCDGEASKRGTGLKTDWTKTVDLSLRYTVQRASDQRGELVLRADIFNLFNDKAVTGYYIQHEIDYSYDVDDNYGKVTSYTTPRYVRLGFDMSF; the protein is encoded by the coding sequence ATGAAATCGATACCTTCCAAGACTATCCGAACGGGACTGATGGCCACCACCACCTTGTGCGGCGCGATGCTGGCCCCGGCCTTACTGGCCACGGTCGTCAGCGCCCTGGCACCCGTGGAAGCGCAGGCGCAGGACTATACCTCGGGGTCGCTGGTTGGCACAGTGACCGATGCCGATGGCAAGCCTGTCGTTGGCGCCTCGATTACGCTGACTTCCAACGCTCAGGGCGTAACGCGCGATCTGACGACCGATTCTTCAGGGCGCTTCAGTCTGTCGCTTCTGCCTGCGGGCGATTACACGGTGCATATCAAGGCTCAGGGGTATAATGATTATACCGATGCCGCCACGGTGGTCATCAGTTCGGAAAGCCGCTTCACCTATGCCCTGACGCCAGAGGGCACGCAGACGGTCGTCGTCAAGGGCAAGCGTGCTCGCCAGGATTTCACCAAGACGACGACCGGCCTCGTGGTCGATGTCGATACCCTGGTCAAAACCCAGCCGGTGGGCCGCAGCCTGTCCGCGGTCATGATGATGGCGCCTACCGTTACCAAGGGGAAATCGGGTTTCGGTGATGTGGTTTCGATCGGTGGCGCCTCGGTTGCCGAAAATGCCTATTATATTAACGGTCTGAATATCACCAATCCGGATACCTATGTCAGTTCCGCGCAAGTGCCGTTCGATTTCTACAAGACGATCGAGGTGAAAAGCGGCGGTTATTCGGCCGAATTCGGTCGCGCCACCGGCGGTGTGGTCAATGCGGTCACCAAGTCGGGGTCGAATGAGTTCAAATTCGCGCTGCATGGTAATTTTGCCTATGACGGTCTGCGCGCTAATGCCCACGATACCTATTCGTCGCGTGGTGAGTTCAATACCTCCAACAGCAGTTCGACGACCGCGGAAGTCAGTGGCGCCCTGATCAAGGACAAGTTGTTTGCCTACGCCATGTATTCGGTTAACGACACACGCAGCACTTCAGCCGGTATCCAGAGCGGCATCTATTCCAAATATCAGGCAGACGATCCGTTTTATGGCTTGAAACTGGACGGCTATATCACGCCGACCCAGCACCTTGAACTGACCTATTTTTCCACCAAGACCACGACCACCCAGACCACGTATCAATACGATGATGCGACACGTTCGGTCGACGATGCCATCGCCAATGGCCGTGGTTTCTATGAAACCGGTGGCGACAATTACGTGTTGAAATATACGGGTGCGGTCAATGACTGGTTCACGGTCTCGGCGGCCTATGGTGTCAGCAAGGATGTCGACAACTTCACGCCGGAAAACACGACCGACAACTATGTCCGTCAGTATGGCTACATCGAATCCACCGATAGCTATGGCTGGTCACGGATATCGACAACGCAGCCGTTCTCCAGCATTACCCAGGCCGAAACCCAGCGTACCTTCTATCGTCTGGATGGTGACATGCGCTTCAATGCCTTGGGCAAGCACCACCTGCGCTTTGGTATCGACCAGGAAGACCTGGAGATGGAAAAGACCTCCCGCTATACCGGCACGGATCCCATCTATTACAGCATCCGTTCCGGCAGCTATTTCTACACCACCTATGGCGTGTTTGGCGGCCACGTCAGTTCGCAGAACCAGTCGGCCTATATCCAGAACTCGTGGGATGTCACGGAGCGTCTCAACCTGCAGATTGGTCTGCGCGACGATATCTTCAAGCAGACCAACCTGTCGGGCGAGCAATATATGGATCTGGAAGATAACTGGGGGCCGCGCCTCGGTTTCAGTTATGACTGGTTCGGCGACGGTAATCTGCGTATCTACGGCAATTACGGCAAATACTATGTGCCGCCGGCGATGAACCTTGGTTATCGCGGCAAGGACCTCTATTATCTGCAATACACGCGCTACAATTCGACTGCCGACGGTGCGCTTGATGCTGTCACCGGTCTGCCCACCGGCACCGGGACCAGCTACAATGTTCTGGACTCGTGCTATGCGGCAGCCGATACAACCGGCTCGGCGGGTATTCCCGCTGACGTGCAATCCAGTTCTTCGTGTTCCTATTACGGCGATGGTTCGCAAGAGCCGGCCAATGCCAAAACGGCGCTGGGCCTTAAGGCTACGGCGGAAGACGAGTTCATCCTGGGAGCCGACCTGCGCATCAATGATCTCTGGACAGTCGGTGTCAACGCCACCTACCGCAACCTGACGCGTATTTCGGAAGACACCGACTTCACCGACCAGATCAACGAATGGCTGGTGGCCAACGGTTACAGCACGGACGATTATGCCTCGACCAACAATTACTATGTCTGGAATCCGGGTAGTGACAGCGTCACCATTCGTCTGAAGCAGCCTCTGGCGGGCGAAACCGAGCAGAAGGTCATCACGCTTACCGGCCTGACTTTCCCAAAGGCCAAGCGTGAGTACAAGGCCCTGACCTTCAACTTCAAGCGCGCCTTCGATGGCGTCTGGGGCCTGCAGGGTTCGTACACCTGGTCGCGTTCCTATGGAAACTACGAAGGTACGGTGAAGTCTGATGTTGGCAATTCGGTTCAGGAAGATGCCGGCGCCACGATCGACTACGATTATCTCGGCCTGACCGACAACGCGACCGGCCTTCTGCCGAACCACCGCGCCCATACGGTCAAGCTGTGGGGCAGTTATCAGGTGACGCCAAACTTCCTGGTGGGCGCCAACCTGCTGGTTCAGTCGCCGGCGCATCTGTCCTGCCTTGGCTCCTACTCTAACGAAGACGCCACGGAGTTCTATTACGGTTCTGTCACCTATTATTGTGATGGCGAAGCCTCCAAACGCGGTACGGGTCTGAAGACCGACTGGACAAAGACGGTCGATCTGTCGTTGCGCTATACGGTGCAACGTGCTTCCGATCAGCGGGGCGAACTGGTCCTGCGCGCTGATATCTTCAATCTTTTCAACGACAAGGCTGTGACGGGATACTATATCCAGCACGAGATCGATTACAGTTACGATGTGGACGATAACTACGGCAAGGTGACCAGCTACACCACGCCACGTTATGTGCGCCTCGGTTTCGATATGAGTTTCTAA
- a CDS encoding IS110 family transposase: MTKDTMIGVDLAKSVFQLHGASMTGDVRFKKKLSRDGFLKFMTGKAPAVVVMEACGSAHYWAREMVRLGHEVRLIAPQYVKPFLKRQKNDAADAEAIVIAAQRPEMRFVEPKSPEQQSRGILFRARERLVHQRTELVNAVRACLYEYGHVVPQGIHQINRIEEILNESNSDLPDLMREECQDLLKQIAEKTARIDARTHKIKALAEETDVARRLQTIPGVGPLTALAVEAFAPPMESFECGRDFSAWLGLVPRQFSSGGKERLGKISKAGQSDIRRLLIIGAMSRLNWLGRKSVPEGSWLARMMARKPRMLVAIALANKMARTIWALLTKNEEYRVPAQVAAS; this comes from the coding sequence GTGACGAAAGATACAATGATTGGCGTAGATTTGGCAAAGTCTGTTTTTCAACTGCATGGCGCCTCAATGACGGGTGATGTTCGGTTCAAGAAGAAGCTTTCCAGGGATGGTTTTTTGAAGTTCATGACGGGCAAGGCTCCGGCGGTTGTAGTGATGGAGGCTTGCGGCAGTGCGCATTACTGGGCCCGTGAGATGGTCCGGCTCGGCCACGAGGTGAGGCTGATCGCACCGCAGTACGTAAAGCCGTTTTTAAAACGTCAGAAAAATGATGCGGCGGACGCTGAGGCCATCGTGATCGCGGCACAACGGCCGGAAATGCGCTTCGTCGAGCCGAAGTCCCCAGAGCAGCAAAGCCGGGGCATTTTGTTTCGGGCGCGTGAGCGGCTTGTGCATCAGCGCACCGAACTGGTCAACGCCGTTAGGGCCTGCCTTTATGAGTACGGCCACGTGGTTCCGCAGGGGATACATCAGATCAACCGGATCGAAGAAATCCTGAATGAGTCGAACAGTGACTTGCCTGATTTGATGCGCGAAGAATGTCAGGACTTGCTAAAGCAGATCGCTGAAAAAACGGCGCGCATTGATGCACGAACTCACAAGATCAAGGCACTGGCTGAAGAAACTGACGTGGCGCGGCGTTTGCAGACCATTCCTGGCGTCGGCCCTTTGACGGCCTTGGCCGTCGAAGCCTTTGCCCCGCCTATGGAAAGCTTTGAGTGCGGTCGCGACTTCTCAGCTTGGCTCGGCCTTGTCCCACGCCAGTTCTCCTCCGGCGGAAAGGAAAGGCTCGGCAAAATTTCCAAGGCCGGACAGTCCGATATCCGCAGGCTACTCATAATCGGCGCGATGTCGCGCCTGAACTGGTTGGGACGTAAGTCGGTTCCAGAGGGGTCTTGGCTGGCGCGGATGATGGCGCGAAAGCCGCGGATGCTTGTGGCAATCGCCTTGGCAAACAAGATGGCCCGAACAATCTGGGCCTTGCTGACAAAAAATGAGGAGTATCGAGTTCCGGCCCAGGTGGCGGCATCATGA
- the thiC gene encoding phosphomethylpyrimidine synthase ThiC: MNKPIKDLKPITVEASPIPGSRKVYEPGVRFPDIRVPFREVALHESANEPPVTIYNSSGPYTDAGFTPDIAKGLPRLREQWIVDRGDVEYIEAREVKPEDNGILLRGGNVSEGALAPQFPNLPKVLRAKDGKSVTQYEYARAGIITPEMEYIAIRENLRRSEAAQGVRDGEDFGASIPDYVTPEFVRDEVARGRAIIPANINHPEVEPMIIGRNFLVKINANIGNSAVTSSMEEEVEKMVWAIRWGADNVMDLSTGRNIHNIREWIIRNSPAPIGTVPIYQALEKVNGVAEDLTWEVYRDTLIEQAQQGVDYFTIHAGVRLAYVHLTAKRVTGIVSRGGSIMAKWCLAHHKENFLYTHFEEICDIMRAYDVSFSLGDGLRPGSIADANDAAQFAELDTLGELTKIAWAKGVQVMIEGPGHVPMHKIKANMDKQLKVCGEAPFYTLGPLTTDIAPGYDHITSGIGAAMIGWFGTSMLCYVTPKEHLGLPNRDDVKTGVITYKISAHAADLAKGHPGAQAWDDAMSRARFEFRWQDQFNLALDPETARAFHDETLPKEAHKTAHFCSMCGPKFCSMKISQEVRDYSAAMTDNERADIENGHIEAGMADMSQKFRALGSEIDVPAE; the protein is encoded by the coding sequence ATGAATAAGCCAATCAAAGACTTGAAACCCATCACGGTCGAGGCCTCGCCGATCCCCGGTTCGCGCAAGGTGTATGAGCCCGGCGTCCGTTTTCCGGACATCCGCGTGCCCTTCCGCGAGGTGGCGCTGCACGAAAGCGCCAACGAACCGCCGGTGACGATCTACAATTCCTCCGGCCCCTATACCGACGCCGGCTTCACGCCCGACATCGCCAAGGGCCTGCCGCGCCTGCGCGAACAATGGATCGTGGACCGCGGCGATGTCGAATATATCGAGGCCCGCGAGGTCAAACCTGAAGACAATGGTATTTTATTAAGGGGGGGCAATGTCTCCGAAGGCGCTTTGGCCCCGCAATTCCCCAACCTGCCCAAGGTGTTGCGCGCGAAAGACGGCAAGTCCGTCACGCAGTACGAATACGCGCGGGCTGGCATCATCACGCCGGAAATGGAATATATCGCTATCCGCGAAAACCTGCGCCGGAGCGAAGCCGCGCAAGGCGTACGCGATGGTGAAGACTTTGGCGCCTCGATCCCCGACTACGTGACGCCGGAATTTGTCCGCGATGAAGTGGCGCGTGGCCGGGCCATTATCCCCGCCAATATCAACCACCCCGAGGTCGAGCCGATGATCATCGGCCGCAACTTCCTGGTCAAGATCAACGCCAATATCGGCAATTCGGCCGTCACCTCCTCGATGGAAGAAGAGGTCGAAAAGATGGTCTGGGCCATCCGCTGGGGCGCCGATAACGTCATGGACCTGTCGACCGGCCGCAATATCCACAATATCCGCGAATGGATCATCCGCAACTCCCCGGCCCCGATCGGCACAGTGCCGATCTATCAGGCGCTGGAAAAGGTCAATGGCGTGGCCGAAGACCTGACGTGGGAGGTCTACCGCGACACCCTGATCGAACAGGCCCAGCAGGGCGTCGATTACTTCACCATCCATGCCGGCGTACGTCTGGCCTATGTCCACCTGACCGCCAAGCGCGTGACCGGCATCGTGTCGCGCGGCGGCTCGATCATGGCCAAGTGGTGCCTGGCGCACCACAAGGAGAACTTCCTCTACACGCACTTCGAAGAGATCTGCGACATCATGCGTGCCTATGACGTGTCGTTTAGCTTAGGCGACGGCCTGCGGCCCGGCTCGATCGCCGACGCCAACGACGCCGCGCAGTTCGCCGAACTGGACACGCTCGGCGAACTGACCAAGATTGCCTGGGCCAAGGGCGTTCAGGTCATGATCGAAGGCCCCGGCCACGTGCCGATGCACAAGATCAAGGCCAATATGGACAAGCAGCTTAAAGTTTGCGGCGAAGCGCCTTTCTACACCTTGGGGCCCCTCACCACCGATATCGCGCCGGGCTATGACCACATCACCTCAGGGATAGGCGCGGCCATGATCGGCTGGTTCGGCACCTCGATGCTGTGCTACGTCACGCCGAAGGAACACCTCGGTTTGCCTAACCGCGATGACGTGAAAACCGGCGTGATCACATACAAGATCTCGGCCCACGCCGCCGATCTCGCCAAGGGACACCCCGGTGCGCAGGCCTGGGACGACGCCATGAGCCGCGCCCGCTTCGAGTTCCGCTGGCAGGACCAGTTCAACCTGGCGCTTGATCCGGAAACCGCCCGCGCCTTCCATGACGAAACCCTGCCGAAGGAAGCCCACAAGACGGCGCATTTCTGCTCGATGTGCGGGCCGAAGTTCTGCTCGATGAAGATCAGTCAGGAGGTGCGGGATTACTCTGCCGCGATGACCGATAATGAACGCGCAGATATCGAAAATGGCCATATTGAAGCGGGCATGGCAGATATGTCGCAGAAATTCCGGGCTCTCGGCTCTGAGATTGACGTACCGGCAGAATAA
- a CDS encoding TIGR00266 family protein, giving the protein MFGTPSVPVTHHHAKSGVADDIDFEIKGQELQFVEIELDPGESAIAEAGAMVWKDASVGMTTVFGDGSGAQGGGFMGALLGAGKRLITGESLFTTVFTHNGHGKARVAFSAPVPGAIVPIKLDQVGGRLICQKDAFLAAAKGVSLGIAFQKRIMTGLFGGEGFIMQKLEGDGWVFVQFGGMVIERELIAGEQLHVDTGCVAAFTDTVDFDLIQAGGVKSMVFGGEGVFFAQLTGPGKVWIQSLPFARLAGRIGAAIGGSGQNSGEGSVLGGLGDLIGGNR; this is encoded by the coding sequence ATGTTCGGCACCCCATCCGTTCCCGTCACCCATCACCACGCCAAGTCCGGCGTGGCTGACGATATCGATTTCGAGATCAAGGGGCAGGAGCTCCAGTTCGTCGAGATCGAACTCGATCCGGGTGAAAGCGCCATCGCCGAAGCCGGCGCCATGGTCTGGAAGGATGCGTCCGTCGGCATGACGACCGTGTTCGGTGACGGCTCCGGCGCACAGGGCGGCGGCTTCATGGGCGCGCTGCTCGGCGCCGGCAAACGTCTGATCACCGGCGAAAGCCTGTTCACCACCGTCTTTACCCATAACGGCCACGGCAAGGCGCGCGTCGCCTTTTCGGCGCCGGTGCCGGGTGCCATCGTGCCGATCAAGCTCGATCAGGTCGGCGGCCGGCTGATCTGCCAGAAGGACGCCTTCCTGGCGGCGGCCAAGGGCGTGTCGCTCGGTATCGCTTTCCAGAAGCGGATCATGACCGGCCTGTTCGGCGGCGAAGGCTTCATCATGCAAAAGCTGGAAGGCGACGGCTGGGTGTTTGTCCAGTTCGGCGGCATGGTGATCGAGCGTGAACTGATAGCCGGCGAGCAACTGCACGTCGATACGGGCTGTGTGGCGGCCTTCACCGATACGGTCGATTTCGACCTGATCCAGGCCGGCGGCGTCAAGTCGATGGTGTTTGGCGGTGAAGGGGTCTTCTTTGCGCAACTGACCGGTCCCGGCAAGGTGTGGATCCAGTCCCTGCCGTTCGCGCGCCTGGCCGGACGGATCGGTGCGGCCATCGGCGGCAGCGGCCAGAACAGCGGCGAGGGCTCGGTGCTCGGCGGCCTTGGCGATCTGATCGGCGGCAACCGCTAG
- the cytX gene encoding putative hydroxymethylpyrimidine transporter CytX translates to MSDNTERSDHDAYDPLVPVPEGKRSLTTRDAFSLWFSLGIGLLVLQAGAYLVPGLSLTDGLLAIVIGSVAGALLLGLAGVVGADTGLATMGALRPTLGVRGVHIAALLNVIQLVGWGSFEIIAMRDAANTLSTNTFGLTFPIVWTLVFGLAATLLAVMGPLGFIRRFLRQYGLWLLLAGAAWMTWALLSRHNLADAFARKGDGSLSLGGGIDLVIAMPLSWLPLIADYARFGKSSKAVFRGSSAGFVLANIWFFSLGAAYALLTENPADMLLSALATTGGGLALLLILIDETDNVFADIFSAASSMASLLHFRIRHLVIGFGLLCTVIALFVPMANFMTFLYAIGSVFTPLYGVLLVDHFLIRRRHIVAKDIIRIMGVYRFTYGVHVSAFAAWGAGIATYYYVLSFLPAVGATLPAFFVAAVTYWALAQMFARPADV, encoded by the coding sequence ATGTCAGACAACACCGAACGTTCCGATCACGACGCCTATGACCCGCTCGTCCCCGTGCCGGAGGGCAAGCGCAGCCTGACGACGCGCGATGCCTTCTCACTATGGTTCTCGCTCGGCATCGGCCTTCTGGTGCTGCAGGCCGGCGCCTATCTGGTGCCGGGCCTGTCGCTGACCGACGGCCTGCTGGCCATCGTCATCGGCAGTGTGGCTGGCGCGCTCCTGCTCGGGCTGGCCGGCGTGGTCGGGGCCGATACCGGCCTGGCCACCATGGGCGCCTTGCGGCCGACGCTGGGCGTGCGCGGGGTGCATATCGCCGCCTTGCTCAACGTTATTCAGCTTGTCGGCTGGGGATCGTTCGAGATCATCGCCATGCGCGACGCCGCCAACACGCTCTCGACCAACACCTTCGGCCTGACCTTCCCGATCGTCTGGACGCTGGTGTTCGGACTGGCCGCCACCCTGCTGGCTGTGATGGGGCCGCTCGGCTTTATCCGCCGTTTCCTGCGCCAGTATGGCCTGTGGCTGCTGCTGGCGGGTGCCGCTTGGATGACCTGGGCGCTGTTGTCGCGACATAACCTTGCCGACGCCTTCGCGCGCAAGGGCGATGGTTCACTGTCGCTCGGCGGCGGCATCGATCTGGTCATCGCCATGCCGCTGTCGTGGCTGCCTTTGATCGCTGACTATGCCCGCTTCGGCAAGTCCTCGAAGGCGGTGTTTCGCGGCAGTTCGGCGGGCTTCGTGCTGGCCAATATCTGGTTTTTTTCGCTTGGCGCGGCCTATGCCCTGCTGACCGAAAACCCGGCCGATATGCTGCTGTCGGCCCTGGCCACCACCGGCGGCGGACTGGCGCTGTTGCTGATCCTGATCGACGAGACCGACAATGTCTTTGCTGATATTTTCTCGGCCGCCAGTTCGATGGCGAGTTTATTGCACTTCCGCATCCGACATCTGGTGATCGGCTTTGGCCTGCTGTGCACGGTGATCGCTTTGTTCGTGCCCATGGCCAATTTCATGACCTTCCTTTACGCCATTGGTTCGGTGTTCACACCGCTCTATGGCGTGCTGCTGGTCGATCACTTCCTCATCCGCAGACGCCATATCGTGGCGAAGGATATCATTCGGATCATGGGCGTCTACCGCTTTACCTATGGCGTGCATGTCAGCGCCTTCGCGGCGTGGGGTGCGGGCATCGCCACCTATTATTACGTCCTCAGTTTTCTGCCTGCGGTCGGCGCCACCCTGCCGGCCTTTTTCGTGGCGGCCGTCACCTACTGGGCTCTGGCGCAGATGTTTGCCAGGCCGGCAGACGTCTGA
- a CDS encoding hemerythrin domain-containing protein has translation MDIYAYITRDHRRVAGLMNDLMSIRLPAIRQPLFDQIIDELTLHNDSEERTFYAALEHATQTQAMNDKLEHAEHEHHEIKALLHVLKRLSIGSEEWMEKFGELKFAVEQHVAEEESTVFDKAKMVLSTLDAHRLALSIEALKQQIRQDQPVPVG, from the coding sequence ATGGATATCTATGCCTATATCACCCGCGATCACCGTCGCGTCGCCGGCCTTATGAACGACCTGATGTCGATCCGCCTGCCCGCGATCCGCCAGCCCCTGTTCGATCAGATCATTGACGAACTGACGCTCCACAACGACAGCGAGGAACGCACCTTCTATGCGGCCCTTGAACACGCGACTCAGACCCAGGCGATGAACGACAAACTCGAACATGCCGAGCATGAGCACCACGAGATCAAGGCTCTGCTCCATGTGCTGAAACGCCTGTCGATCGGCTCAGAAGAGTGGATGGAGAAGTTCGGCGAGCTGAAATTCGCCGTCGAGCAACACGTGGCCGAAGAAGAAAGCACCGTGTTTGACAAGGCCAAGATGGTGTTAAGCACGCTCGATGCGCACCGGCTGGCGCTCTCCATAGAGGCGCTCAAGCAGCAGATTCGCCAGGATCAGCCCGTCCCGGTTGGATAG
- a CDS encoding alpha-amylase family glycosyl hydrolase codes for MTFTHLALAAAVSLLALPAMAAPAIDVSPVAVTARASALPKDWNRSAAFMEIFVRSYKDSDGDGIGDFNGLTQQLDYLHDLGVTGIWLMPMMPSEDGDHGYAVNDYRAVNPDYGTMADFERFVQEAHKRGIGVIIDYVVNHSGSGNALFQAAAVSKASPYRDWYVFSDQNPGWYNAKMRGVSGAFYNDPWKPVSRTVPGGVGQYYGVFSDSMPDLNLKNPKVIAYLQDTMRFWMNKGVDGFRLDAVTMLIEDGKDRYFNNPANPGIVAKLRETLDEYDNRYMICEASEGAEMYVKACSAFAYGVQASIIDSARKGTLQTPLSAQLDNPHADLMPLALQSHDSYVGDRLINQFGVNNPADYKLSAAIAILASSTPFAYYGEEIGMSNGGVFNDPGIRSPMSWTGYPRAAGFTTGTPYRDVAINVASHNVAAESGDPASLLEYYRALYQVRRDRPVFGTGTLEVQAKAGDPVLSFTRTSDTDQVAVVINLSDKPQTVSLRVGAGTYQQVLRGVGEAATAPVSAANGTLGTTIPAKTSYVFARQ; via the coding sequence ATGACCTTTACGCACCTGGCGCTGGCCGCCGCCGTGTCCTTGCTTGCCTTGCCGGCGATGGCGGCACCCGCTATCGACGTGTCGCCCGTCGCGGTCACCGCCAGGGCCAGTGCCTTGCCGAAGGACTGGAACCGCTCGGCCGCCTTCATGGAGATCTTCGTCCGTTCGTATAAGGACAGCGATGGCGACGGCATCGGCGATTTCAACGGCCTTACCCAGCAGCTCGACTACCTCCACGACCTCGGCGTCACCGGCATCTGGCTTATGCCGATGATGCCGAGCGAAGACGGCGACCACGGCTACGCGGTCAATGACTATCGCGCCGTCAACCCGGACTACGGCACCATGGCCGATTTCGAGCGCTTCGTGCAGGAAGCCCACAAGCGCGGTATCGGCGTCATCATCGACTATGTCGTCAACCATTCGGGCAGCGGCAACGCCCTTTTTCAGGCCGCCGCGGTCTCGAAAGCCAGCCCTTACCGCGACTGGTACGTCTTCTCCGACCAGAACCCCGGCTGGTATAATGCCAAGATGCGCGGCGTCAGCGGCGCCTTTTACAACGACCCGTGGAAGCCGGTCAGCCGAACCGTGCCCGGCGGCGTGGGCCAGTATTACGGCGTCTTCTCCGACAGCATGCCCGACCTCAACCTGAAGAACCCGAAGGTCATCGCCTACCTCCAGGACACCATGCGCTTCTGGATGAACAAGGGCGTCGACGGCTTCCGGCTCGATGCGGTCACCATGCTGATCGAGGACGGCAAGGACCGCTATTTCAACAATCCGGCCAATCCCGGCATCGTGGCGAAGCTGCGCGAAACGCTCGACGAATACGACAACCGCTACATGATCTGCGAGGCCTCCGAAGGCGCGGAGATGTACGTGAAGGCGTGCAGCGCCTTTGCCTATGGCGTGCAGGCCTCGATCATCGACAGCGCCCGCAAGGGCACGCTGCAGACACCCTTGAGCGCGCAACTGGACAATCCCCACGCCGACCTGATGCCGCTGGCCCTGCAGAGCCACGATTCCTATGTCGGCGACCGGCTGATCAACCAGTTCGGCGTCAACAATCCGGCCGATTACAAGCTGTCGGCGGCCATCGCCATCCTGGCCTCATCGACGCCCTTTGCCTATTACGGCGAGGAGATCGGCATGAGCAATGGCGGCGTGTTCAATGATCCCGGCATCCGCTCGCCGATGAGCTGGACCGGCTATCCGCGCGCCGCCGGCTTCACCACGGGCACGCCTTACCGCGACGTGGCGATCAATGTCGCCAGCCATAATGTGGCGGCGGAATCGGGTGATCCGGCGTCCCTGCTCGAATATTACCGTGCGCTCTATCAGGTGCGGCGCGACCGGCCGGTTTTCGGCACCGGCACGCTTGAGGTGCAGGCGAAGGCCGGCGATCCGGTACTTAGCTTCACCCGCACCAGCGACACCGATCAGGTGGCGGTGGTGATCAACCTGTCGGATAAGCCGCAGACCGTCAGCCTCAGGGTCGGGGCGGGGACGTATCAGCAGGTTCTGCGCGGGGTGGGGGAGGCGGCTACGGCGCCGGTGTCGGCCGCCAACGGAACGCTGGGCACGACGATACCGGCCAAGACGTCTTACGTCTTCGCACGGCAATAG